A window of Leishmania infantum JPCM5 genome chromosome 3 genomic DNA:
GCGCGTCATCGCCGAGGAACTCAGCCAGTCGTCACACGGACTCACGCTTTTCTCTGTCGACTTCGAGCACCTGTACACGCTTGGCagcacaccggcacacaaGCCATGGAGGTGATTGCCACGGCGCACGGCGGGCCTGAGGTGCTCACGGTTCGTCCGTCCTCGCACACTCCTGACGCAACGCAGCTGGAGGGGGGTCAGGTGCTGGTGCGCAACGCCTACGCTGGCGTGAACTTCATTGACACCTACTTCCTTAGCGGCCTTTATAAGAAGCCGGCAATGCCGTACGTcgtgggcgaggagggcgcagGTGCAGTCGTCAAGgtcggcgccggtgtgccGGAGACGATGCTCGGAAAGCGTGTCGCCTATTTTGGTGGTGCCGGCTGCACTGGCAGCTACGCCGCCTTCACAGTGGCGCCAGCGTCTGCGCTGCGTGAAGTGCCGGATGAGGTGAcggacgcggaggcggcggcagtgatgTGCCAAGGCCTGACGGCGCACTATCTGGTGGACTCCAGCTACCCGTGCGGCCCGGGCTCGACGGTGGCagtgcacgctgccgccggtgggACGGGGCTTCTTGTGTGCCAGAtggcgaagctgcgcggAGCGCGCGTGATCGgcgtctgtggcggcgcggagaaggcgacgctggcgaggTCGGTAGGCC
This region includes:
- a CDS encoding putative quinone oxidoreductase — translated: MEVIATAHGGPEVLTVRPSSHTPDATQLEGGQVLVRNAYAGVNFIDTYFLSGLYKKPAMPYVVGEEGAGAVVKVGAGVPETMLGKRVAYFGGAGCTGSYAAFTVAPASALREVPDEVTDAEAAAVMCQGLTAHYLVDSSYPCGPGSTVAVHAAAGGTGLLVCQMAKLRGARVIGVCGGAEKATLARSVGRADVVIDYVATPDWAPLVRAAAPQGVDAVYDGVGQATFAGSLSVLRPRGYMITFGNASGAVPPVSPMELSRAGSVYLQRPTLGDFMRTPEEVQRRTSEVFGWVASKQVQLTIGHEYPLHEAAQALTDLQSRKTTGKLLLKCID